Proteins from a genomic interval of Capsicum annuum cultivar UCD-10X-F1 chromosome 4, UCD10Xv1.1, whole genome shotgun sequence:
- the LOC107867554 gene encoding probable cellulose synthase A catalytic subunit 6 [UDP-forming], translating to MEVSAGLVAGSHNRDEIVVIPRDGEFSARQMQQQSRQICKICGDEVGFTIGGEPFEACNECAFPVCRTCYDYERREGSQVCPQCKTRFKRLRGYPRVLGDEEEDNIDDVENEFNLENDGVIHDFQCYGFEQFDQDMPSHDSRDQLPRVHLPNVMHMHYHEDTDIDPDKHALVPMGTPGFGGKGALVLPYHYTKTRVRPRSLDPSKDLAVYGYGSIAWKERMESWKQKQEKQQMNGEGGEDEFDLSMLNEIRQPLSRRLPIPSSQINPYRIIIMIRLVVLGFFFHYRITHPVDDAYGLWLVSVICEIWFAVSWILDQFPKWLPIDRETYLDRLSLRYEKEGQPSQLSAVDIFVSTVDPLKEPPLVTANTVLSILAVDYPVDKVACYVSDDGAAMLTFETLSETSEFAKKWIPFCKKFNIEPRAPESYFSQNMDYLQGKVLTSFIKERRAMKRDYEVFKVRINALVANAQKVPEDGWTMQDGTPWPGNNVRDHPGMIQVILGQNGGLDTDGNKLPQLVYVSREKRPGFNHHKKAGAMNALVRVSGVLTNAPYLLNLDCDHYINNSKAIREAMCFMMDPSLGKTVCYVQFPQRFDGIDKNDRYANRNTVFFDINMKGLDGIQGPIYVGTGCVFRRQALYGLDAPTQKKAPSRICNCWLKWCCCCCSKRKKKNKKPKSEVKPLLNDEYSLELVVSQEGSQGDDQALISKHKLENKFGQSPVFVVSTLLEKGGTLKSASTASLLKEAIYVISCCYEDETEWGKEIGWIYGSVTEDILTGFKMHCHGWRSIYCMPKRPAFKGSAPINLSDRLHQVLRWALGSIEIFFSRHCPVWYGYGGGLNWLERFSYINSTIYPFTSLPLVAYCALPAVCLLTGNFITPVLDNVASLWFLSLFISIFATSILEMRWSGVAIDEWWRNEQFWVIGGVSAHLFAVFQGLLKMLAGVDTNFTVTSKSGDDEEFAELYAFKWTTLLIPPTTLLLLNIIGVVAGVSNAINNGYESWGPLFGKLFFAFWVIVHLYPFLKGLLGRKNRTPTIIIVWSILLASVFSLLWVRIDPFLAKSDGPILEECGLDCK from the exons ATGGAGGTCAGTGCTGGTTTAGTTGCAGGCTCTCACAACCGCGATGAAATAGTTGTTATTCCTCGCGATGGTGAATTTTCT GCAAGGCAAATGCAGCAGCAGAGTCGTCAAATTTGCAAAATATGTGGTGATGAAGTGGGGTTCACAATAGGTGGAGAGCCCTTTGAAGCTTGCAATGAATGTGCTTTTCCAGTTTGTAGGACTTGTTATGATTATGAACGCCGAGAAGGTAGCCAAGTTTGTCCTCAGTGCAAAACTCGTTTCAAACGTCTAAGAG GGTATCCTAGAGTACTTGGTGATGAGGAAGAAGATAACATTGACGACGTTGAAAATGAGTTCAATTTAGAAAATGATGGAGTAATACATGATTTCCAGTGTTATGGTTTCGAGCAATTTGATCAAGACATGCCTTCTCATGACTCGAGAGATCAACTTCCGCGAGTTCATCTGCCCAATGTTATGCATATGCATTATCAC GAAGATACTGATATTGATCCAGACAAACATGCATTAGTACCAATGGGGACACCAGGGTTCGGTGGCAAAGGGGCACTTGTCCTTCCCTACCACTATACCAAAACTAGAG TGCGACCAAGATCTCTGGATCCGTCAAAGGACTTAGCTGTTTACGGCTATGGAAGTATAGCCTGGAAGGAGAGGATGGAAAGCTGGAAGCAGAAGCAAGAGAAGCAACAGATGAATGGCGAAGGCGGGGAAGATGAATTTGATTTATCAAT GTTGAATGAAATAAGACAACCATTATCAAGGAGATTGCCAATTCCATCTAGCCAAATCAATCCGTATAGAATTATCATCATGATTCGACTCGTTGTTCTTGGTTTTTTCTTCCATTATAGGATCACTCATCCTGTTGACGATGCTTATGGATTGTGGCTAGTGTCTGTAATATGTGAAATTTGGTTTGCTGTCTCATGGATTCTTGATCAATTCCCTAAGTGGCTTCCTATTGACCGGGAGACTTACCTCGATCGATTGTCCCTCAG ATATGAAAAGGAAGGCCAGCCTTCACAGCTTTCTGCTGTGGATATATTTGTGAGTACAGTAGATCCACTTAAAGAACCTCCACTGGTGACTGCAAACACAGTTTTGTCTATTCTAGCGGTGGACTACCCCGTCGATAAGGTGGCGTGCTATGTATCAGATGATGGGGCTGCTATGCTGACCTTTGAAACATTATCAGAAACATCTGAGTTTGCTAAGAAATGGATTCCTTTCTGCAAGAAGTTTAATATTGAGCCTCGGGCTCCTGAATCGTATTTTTCTCAGAATATGGATTATCTCCAAGGCAAAGTTTTGACTTCATTTATAAAAGAGCGACGAGCAATGAAG AGAGATTATGAGGTATTTAAAGTACGCATAAATGCGCTGGTTGCTAACGCACAAAAGGTTCCTGAGGACGGGTGGACAATGCAGGATGGAACTCCTTGGCCAGGGAATAATGTTAGAGATCATCCTGGCATGATTCAG GTCATCCTAGGCCAGAATGGAGGGCTGGATACAGATGGAAATAAATTACCTCAACTAGTATATGTATCGAGAGAGAAAAGACCCGGGTTCAACCATCACAAGAAGGCTGGTGCAATGAATGCTCTG GTCAGGGTTTCTGGTGTGCTCACTAATGCTCCGTATTTGTTAAATTTGGATTGTGATCACTATATCAACAACAGCAAAGCCATTAGGGAAGCTATGTGTTTCATGATGGATCCATCCCTTGGGAAGACAGTTTGCTATGTTCAGTTCCCTCAGAGATTTGAtggcattgacaagaatgatcgGTATGCTAATAGGAACACGGTGTTCTTTGAT ATTAACATGAAAGGATTAGATGGAATTCAAGGACCTATTTACGTTGGAACTGGTTGTGTGTTCAGACGCCAGGCACTTTATGGACTCGATGCACCCACGCAGAAGAAAGCTCCATCGAGGATATGCAATTGCTGGTTAAAGTGGTGCTGCTGCTGTTGctccaaaaggaaaaagaaaaataagaagccTAAATCGGAGGTCAAGCCTCTTTTAAATGATGAATACTCCCTTGAATTAGTGGTCTCTCAAGAGGGCAGCCAAG GTGATGATCAAGCTCTCATCTCCAAGcacaagttagaaaataaatttgGGCAATCTCCAGTTTTTGTTGTATCAACTCTGCTAGAAAAGGGCGGGACTCTTAAAAGTGCTAGTACAGCTTCTCTGCTAAAAGAGGCCATTTATGTAATAAGCTGTTGTTATGAAGATGAAACAGAATGGGGAAAAGAG ATTGGCTGGATATATGGTTCAGTCACTGAGGACATATTAACAGGCTTCAAAATGCATTGTCATGGCTGGAGATCCATATATTGCATGCCTAAAAGGCCTGCATTTAAAGGATCAGCACCGATCAATCTATCAGATCGTCTCCACCAGGTCCTTCGATGGGCTCTTGGTTCTATTGAAATCTTTTTCAGCAGGCATTGTCCTGTCTGGTATGGATATGGTGGTGGTCTCAATTGGCTCGAACGTTTCTCATACATAAATTCCACCATTTATCCATTCACATCTCTTCCCCTTGTCGCTTATTGCGCTCTACCTGCTGTATGCTTGCTCACAGGAAACTTCATTACACCTGTG CTTGACAATGTTGCTAGCCTGTGGTTTTTGTCACTTTTCATTAGCATATTTGCAACTAGCATTCTCGAAATGAGATGGAGTGGAGTAGCGATAGATGAATGGTGGAGGAACGAACAATTTTGGGTGATCGGAGGTGTTTCAGCACATCTATTCGCTGTGTTCCAAGGTTTACTAAAGATGTTAGCTGGTGTGGACACAAACTTCACAGTAACATCAAAATCCGGGGATGATGAAGAATTCGCAGAACTTTATGCATTCAAATGGACAACTCTTCTCATTCCACCAACCACATTACTACTACTAAACATTATAGGAGTTGTAGCTGGTGTCTCCAATGCTATAAACAACGGATACGAGTCATGGGGGCCATTATTCGGGAAGCTATTTTTCGCATTCTGGGTGATTGTTCATCTCTATCCATTCTTGAAAGGACTTTTGGGTAGAAAGAATAGAACACCTACAATCATCATTGTATGGTCAATCTTACTTGCTTCCGTATTTTCACTTTTATGGGTAAGGATCGATCCGTTTTTGGCAAAATCGGATGGTCCAATTCTTGAAGAGTGTGGATTGGATTGCAAGTAG